A window of Loxodonta africana isolate mLoxAfr1 chromosome 3, mLoxAfr1.hap2, whole genome shotgun sequence genomic DNA:
AACAAGGCACTAGATGTCACCCACTACTCTCCCCAACTGCCCCATCCCCTTTCTCACCAGCCCAGCTCAAGCCGAATGAGCCCTTGCTAAAGCCAGGCACTCTTCGCCCCCCTACTTTTCATCCAGCGCCAGGAGCGGGTGAAGCAGCCCAGGGGACCTGGTGAATGACGGAGCCTTAGTTGTGAAACAACCATTTATTGAGGGGCCCCCTCCAAGAGCCTGGAGCTAGGCTGCCCAGCAGGAAAGCGGAAGGGGCTCTGCAGctgcccccactcccaccccaccccctgcaAAAGAGGATGCAATGAATCCCAGGAAGACTGGCTCAAATTTGTCTTTGGAAGCACTGAAGCAGTTCCCTAGCTTCATAAACAGCCTGCTCTCCCAGCCAGGGGCAGGCGCTTACTTGGAGGAGGGAGCAGAGtggcagagagtgacagaacaAGAGAGGGGCAGAGGGACCCAGAAAGATCCTGTCCCCCATGCCAAGTGacacagaagagaaaaacaatgctGGAGGTGGCTTCAGGGGAAATGCTCAAGGATGGCAGGGGGCTGGGATAAGGTGAAAAGGGAaagggcaggagaaagatggcgGGGGCTGGAGGGGGGGAGGGGTGTGGTCACCAAGTGGCCAAGGTCCCTCTGGGGTGGAAGCAGACCCCACAGCACTCCCAGACTGCCAACTCTGAGTCGGGGTCTAGCAGTGCGTCCCATCTCTGTGAGTGGTGAGTGAGAAAGTGGGGGGATTAGAATTTGGGGAGATGGGCCAGGAAGAGAGGGGGTGGTGACAGGGCTCCATGTGGGGCCCCAGCGGTCATACGTGCCATGGTTGGCAGTGACAGCTGGGTGGGGGGGCACTGCCTTTGCAGTCGGGGGCGGCCTTTGGCAGGGGTGCCCCTATGGGAGGTCTCCTGCGGGCCTTCGGGCCCCAGCCTTGGACAGGCAGGGGCGCTGGGGAGAAGGAGCGAAGAATGGGGGGGGTGCGTGGGGGAGGGGCCACGCGGTGATGGACAAGGAGGGGGCTGGCAGAGCGGGGCCGCGATCGGGGTCACGGCCCGGGCACTCACCGCTCTCCTGCTCGCTGCCCTTCTTGGCGGCGGCGGCGTTGCCCatcgcggcggcggcggcccgggCCAGTCCCGGAGCTGCGGCGCGGGGGGTGCTGGCGGCGGCCGGCGGCCCCGGAGCGCGctgggcggcggcggcggcggcccctTGGGCTGGCTGCGCTGGCTGCGGCGCCGCGACCCCCGCCCAGCCCCTGCTTCCCGCGTCCCTCCGCGCCCGCCCGCCCGGGAACCTCAGCCCAAGTCCGCTGCTGCTGTCCGTGACGCCCCCGCAGCCCACCGCCCATTGGCCAGCGCCACCCTGACTGACGGCGCCGCGCCGCTGTCTATTGGCCCGCCACGACCCTTCCGCGCCGCCATAGGCTCTCGACCCCCTGACGCGCTCCGAGGATGCTCCGCCAGTCGCGCGGTCGCGAGGCCCTAGCTGGGCGGGCAGACGAGCCTAATTGGCTGAGGCGCGCGACAGGGCCCGGGGCCCGCCCAGGGCGGGCGCCGATTGGCGGAGACGAGCGGTCCGGCAGGCCTCCTGCAGAACCTCCAGTGTCAATCCCGGGGTGAGAGGGCGGGGCGGAGGCTCAGTCCGCTGTCCAGGCCCGAGCGGCAGGCGGGGCGGCCAAGCTTGGCCGGAGGCCGCACCGCGCTCGGAAGCCCACGAGGCGGCCCGGCGGCACCGGACGGCCCCGTGCGCGCCGCAGTCCCCCGCCCCTGCCCAGTGCGGCAGCGGGCGCCGGCCAGCCAAGTTTGGCGCCGCGGGCCGCCGGCGCAGCCGCTGTCCACCTACCCGGGGGGAGGGGCGCGGCCGGCGCCGAGGGTCAGAGGTCGCCGGGCCGCCGGCCACCGTCATTCATAAGGGCTGGTGTTGGGCAGCAGCGGCCAGGCCGCCCGGGGTCGCCTCCAGCCACAGCCCAAGCATCAGAAGGATGCTGGGCTCCGGGAGCAAGGGGCGGCTGAGAGGGGCACGCAGTGTCCACCCTTTGCTGGGCGCCCACCCTGGGCTCGTACCAGCAGAGAGTTGGCACTGGTTCACCTTATTACTTCGCACAACATTCCTATCATGTAGGCACTATTATCCCCATTGTACAGACAAGGAATCGGGGGCACAGCCAGGCCTCCTGGATTCAGATTCCCTGCTGGTAATCACCACTCTGCATTCCTTTTGTCTGGAGAATGCAAAGGGAACCTACCCTCCCGGAGGATAGAAGGGGCaagatgtccttctttagggtgCCCTTTTAATATATCACAGCCTGAGGATGACAGTACAGCTGGGTTTACCAATGCTACCCGactgacatttggggctggatgCTTggtgttggggggggggggctgtcTGGCTTCTACCCACGAGGTACCAGAAGCACAtacttcctccctcctgcccccactGCTTACAGCCAAAGTCTCCAGAAAttgagttgagaaccactgaagtGGAGGAAGGCCCCCACATGAGGTGCCAAGAGAGGCTGGGGGCTGGACCAGCCAGCTCCCCTACTTTGGAGGGACTAGTCCAGTCTCAAGTCCACAAGCTGACTCATTGCTCTGCTTATGGACTTGGGCTAACTGCACACAGTTGTCTGCACGTCTCCTCTCTGGCTGACCACCAGCCCCAGGGAGGGAGAGTTTGGGCTTCTCTGAAATACGGGAAAAAGGCTGGCCAGCCAAATACTAGTGCAGGCTGTGGAGTTACATAGTAAGGTTAAGTTGGATTTAATCAAAGTGTGGCTTTGTGTATATACTTGGATCACAATGTAAAAGTTAATTTCTTCTTGTGGGCCAGGGTCAAAGTCTGAAATCACTGTTCATCTCTATCTCCAGATTTGACACTCTCCCCAAAACTTAGTCTGGAATACAACTATACAACCAGCTAGAACTGGAGTAAGAAGTCAAGCAAGGGGGCAAGGGACACCCAACTCACTGAGTGGAGGAAGAGGCCAACCCCACCATTAGGAGGATAGGATGGATGGAGCTGTCCCTGCTCGCCTGAGACAGAAGCAGAAACAGCCTCAATGaagtgctttttatttttagcGCAACCaaacatttttaatataaaaacccTTTAATATACAAACTGCAATCACAACAGCATCCATGTAGCAGCGAGGGGATAGGGCAGAGGTGGAGAGCATTCCGGGGAGGGAAGATTTTCAGGATCCTGACAGCTTCCCTTGCCCACACTCACCTGTGGCCCATGAGTGTGTGCGGTCTTGGCAGAGGACAGGTCAAGGCTGGCAGAGGTAGAGGGGCTTGATGCCAACGCCAAAACAGAGCACAGCAGACCCTTCCAACATGCTACCTCCCCACCACTGAAGTCTCTAGAGAATGCCAGGTCCAGTTAAGAGGTAACAGGAAGGTGGCTGTGACTGAGAAGAGAGGCACCTGCTGGTCACACCTTTAGGAGCTGCGTTTTCTAGAGGCTGCTGGGTTGGGAAGAACCAAAAATCTGGGGAGGACAGACATTGTATCTGAGTCCACATCCTAACCAGGATTCCTTGCCTGTGACTCCAGAAAGCTGGGGGCTCTGTTCAGATGTTTGGGAAGGGGAAGGAATGGCAGAGCCTTTGATCCAAAAGGGCTGGAGCCTTGCCAGGCACTGACCAAGAAAGCCTCAGGCAGGCCCGGAAGGTCTGTGGGAAGCAGCTTTGGGTCAGTGCTACTCAAGGGAGCACAATGGCCTCCAGGTGAATTTATAGTGTGTGTGGAACAGTGAAAGGGGATAGTCAGAAAGAATGAAGAACTAAGTACCTCCTTCTTACAGGCCTGTGGAGTAGATGTGAGATGATccttctgggccagggctggGAAAGACCCAGGGCCTGTTCTTTCCATGGGGCCCAGTCTGATTCGATGTAGGTGACAGCCCCAAAGTTCTCCAGATGTCCCACATGACTCTCCAGGAGGCCCAGGTGCCTCCTCCAGGTGTGCCAGGAAACTGGTCTGGGTCCTGGCTGAGCCCAGCCAGCGCCTGAGCTCCCAAAGTTAGATGCAGTCCATGGAATTCTCAGGGAGCAGGCCAGGGATGCAGCCAGGAAGGCCCAGGCCCTTGACAGGAGTGCAGCTGAGGGGGAGGCCGCTGCTCAGTGAAAGGTCCTGGTTGTCGATGGCCTCCAACCTGTCTGTGTTGTTGTCCCAGTTGATGTGAAAGCGGGTCACCCGGGGGTTGGAAGCCAAGATGTTCCGCTGGAGCTGGGGCAGGAAAAGGAGCATCAAGTCTTGTCACGTGCCCCCTGTTACTCCCCCAGAGCCAGGGCAACCCCAGCTGCCACCCCAAGCCCAGGAAGAACAGGCCCTGCTTAGTTCACCAACCATATACGGAACTTCAGGGGAAGGCCCTGTGCTACCGCTTAGCACTACCTACTCTCAGCTCCGAGGCATGTCTCTGGAAACAAAGACCCTTTCTTTCCTAGCCTGGCTCTGCAAGAATCGAGCATGACTGAAAACCCGGGCTCCCAATTCTAATGACTCAACTCCCCCAGTGTGAAGGGGCCACCTGGTTGAAGCAGGGAAGTGCAGAGACAGCCCCTACCTGAGAAAAGTCTGGCTTCAGTGGTGGGTTCTCCCGCAGCTCAGGGTTGGGGTACTCGTTGTTGACGTAGTAGCCCACGCGGATGAACTCCTGCCCATGGTAGGTGCAGGTGATGAGGACCACGGTCACACCCACGGCATCGGTCTCAGGAATGAGGGATGGATTGGGGGCATCGGCCTAGGGGAAACACATCCTGGGCCTTAGCATGCAATAGTTGATGGATGTTAACAATGATTCCCGAGCAACAGGGATTTACCGAGCAAAAAGTATGGTCTCTGTCCTCAGAAGTTTACAATCTAATGAAGCAAACAGAGAATCAATCACACAAACGACTGTAAAATTTTGAATGTGACAGGTACCGGGAGGTGTTTACCAGATGTTTCCAGCAGAGGTCCTGAGGCATCAGGAAGCTACTTGGTGTGGGCAGTGAGCAAGGCAAAGGTGGTACAGGTTGGCAGTGGGGACTAGACCACACAGGGCTTGCTGGGCCAGTTAAGAGTTTGGGGAAGCAAGGTCTTTAGCAGGTGAGTGCCATGTCAGACTTACAGTCTGACTAGATGATTCTGGCTATATGTGCAGACGTGATGGGAGGGAAACAGGCTGGGAGGCTACAGCAGCCAACCTGGGGACCAGGCAGTAGAGACAAAAGTGAACAGTCTTGGAGATGTAACGTTAtggaccaaaacaaacaaacaaaaaaactccaccgctgtcgagctgattccaactcatagcgaccccataggacagatcagaactgccccacagggtttccaaggagcggctggtggatttgaactgccgaccttttggtcagcagccaatctcaaccactgcgccaccaggactccatcatTATGGGCAGACCCAGCAATATAATTTGTGGGGTCCagtacaaaatgaaacaaagggcTCCTTGCTAAAAAATTAAGAAGCGCCAGATAATCTCCAAAACAACTACACTGAGATaagctttaaaccttaaatcagaaatatctcctgaagtcatccTAATAccaaacagtttagcttaactggtaaacaATGTCTGACTacagcattgtgctcttttaagatctatctatacgggatcaaactgacaacagtaactcaaaagattagataggaaacttccGGGTGGTAAGTTTATGTTActagggaggaacaactcagaaaaggagggtgagaatggttatacaactcacAGAACATAATCgatgtccctgaattgtacatgtagaaactgctgaattgatgttatgttctgctgtgtatattctcaacaataacaacaaaaaaaataagtattaaaaaaaaaaaagatttagataGTAACGGTAGAATATTAAACTGAGCCTTGGGCCCTGTGTGACTGCATGGGTCATATACCCAGGAAGCTGGCCCAGGTCACAGCGATGGGGCTTGCTAGTGCATTGGACACAGGGTGGGTGAGAAGGTTAGAAGATGGGATGTAAACGGTAACCATGGAGACAAAGGTACGTGAATGGATTTGAGCTGCTCTCAAACTTGAATGAGgaaaagaatcacctggggagcctgTAACCTGCATTTCTGACAAACCAGGTGATGCTTGGTTAGAGAGTGATCCAGGAGTTAAATCAGTGACTCCAGGTAACAGATTTGACACAGAGGTGGGCGTAAGGAAGGTGTGTGAAGTACCTGAGATCTCTAAAAGGAGTTACCAAGTAGGCAGTTTACAGATCAGGAAAACTTTCTTCCAAAGTCTTAAGAGATaaagccaagatttgaacctgAACATTTGGCCACTGAACCACGCCATATGCTTTAGGGCAAAAGAGGGCACTCCTAGGAGCCACGGACTGCCAAACTAAGGTCTCGTCTTCCTTACCTGAAAGACAAACATGTGTCTCCCTGCTGGGACAGGGCCGACCAGCACCGAGTCTAGGATCTGATCAAACTCCTCACTCTCAGCTGATCCAACGTAAATGATCTTCCACTCCAAGTCTGCAAGGACATGTGGGGTGTTAAGGATCCGAAATAGCTTGACAGCAGAAGGCAGGGGAAGGGTCGTCTCTTGTTAATTTTGGACAGGTCCTCAATATATTTAGATTCTTATCCCCCAAAACACCTGCCATTCTCTGAGCATCAAGTGGCAGGCCCCATGATCCTCAACATGGGCAGACAGCCCTACTTCCTGTGGTGCAATCTTGACCGTAGGCCTAGCTTTGCCAGGTGACCTTGACTTTGCACCTGGGGGAAACACAGGCCTCTGGGAGCCTGAGGACAAACCATATGGCAGAGGCTGAATTAAGACCCACGTCACTGAGGCGTGCTGAGGAGGGACGAGCAGGAGCTGGGCCACTCCAGGGCCCTGCCCACTGTGTGCTGGGACAGGAAGCAGCATCCTCTTTCACACACAGGGACTGGAGCCACTGAACTGAGGAGATCCCTTGACAACTGGGGCAAGGCAGCAGATTCCAATCCAGCAGGAGAGCCAGCAGCAGGAGGGGAGGACGAGGCCGCTGGGATAGCTGCCCAACCCCAAGGCTCCAGACCCGGCACTGAGTCAGGCTTTCTCTGGGGCTTTCAGGTAAGGGTGCTGTCATCAAACaacatggcacctctgggtgacccTCTGAACCCCAACTCTCTTACGTCCTCTGCAGTAGGAGGGCACCATCCCCAAGTATGCTCCGGTGACAGTTAAGGAGAACTTGCCCATCAATCACAGTGGTTTTGGTGACTACTTCCTCTCGCAGCAGTCCAAGTGTACCAGGGGCAAGGTCATGCTAGTACAGGGACGCCTGGCATAAGCCTTGAAACTTATTTTAGGTTCTCTAAAATTGCACAACTGACAGCTCTAGCAGCTGGAGTTTCACAAGCTGTGATTTTTACAGGAAGCAAACTCTCGCGGAAGCTGCCCTGTTCCTTGGTCAAGCTGCCTGCAAGAATGTCCAGCCGTGAGTGATGCTGGGCCACCGAGTAGAGGTTTGTCACCTGAGCCCAAGCCCTTCCTCGAGCCACTGCTTCCTGACCCTATGCAGTTTTATTCAGGCCCTCTACTCATGAATTCTAGTAGGCCTCTGGGATGTGGGGACCCTTTGGCTCAGTAGGGTTCAGCCAAACTCCAGTATCTTCTTATTTGCAGAGAGGAAGTTAAGTTTACTGACTTATTTTTGTTAAAAGTAATGACACAACTACAGATAAATTTTTGGGAGAACAGAAAGACCAGCTAGCCCTAATCTCACTTTCCTACCGTAACCATATACATACATCCTTGTGGCTTTTTCTACTGTAACCAGTGGAGTCGTATGCATGCATTTAACTAAAGTGCTTTTGGgagacaaaaaagagattgaaatacAGTGTGGGCTATAGTGTGTGCCATGGGTACTCAGTGTTGTCCAGCTGAGGTCAAAGCCTGTTGGTGAAACCTAAGCAAAGACCATGGGGATGCTGACTGAAAAAGAACATGCACTGTGCAGGCAAGTGGGCCACAACGGCTCCTTCAACCTGATCC
This region includes:
- the ASF1B gene encoding histone chaperone ASF1B gives rise to the protein MAKVSVLNVAVLENPTPFHSPFRFEISFECNEALADDLEWKIIYVGSAESEEFDQILDSVLVGPVPAGRHMFVFQADAPNPSLIPETDAVGVTVVLITCTYHGQEFIRVGYYVNNEYPNPELRENPPLKPDFSQLQRNILASNPRVTRFHINWDNNTDRLEAIDNQDLSLSSGLPLSCTPVKGLGLPGCIPGLLPENSMDCI